A region from the Coffea eugenioides isolate CCC68of chromosome 9, Ceug_1.0, whole genome shotgun sequence genome encodes:
- the LOC113782727 gene encoding chaperonin 60 subunit alpha 2, chloroplastic isoform X1 gives MSLLSFSLKPPPFSGITEKPNALGFWRRNKVDNLIMNMNWRKKINRKMMTIRAGAKKIHQGRECREALLKGINKVADAVSVTIGPRGRNVVLSESDTLKVINDGATIARAIELSDAIENAGAMLIQEVATKMNDSAGDGTTTAIILAREMIKLGLLAASFGANPESLKNGMQKTVKELVKILKKKSYPVKGRKDTQAVASISAGNDKYIGDIIAEAIDKIGPDGVISIESSPTFETSITVEEGMKIDKGYMSPHFITNVDKSLVEFENAKVMVTDQRISSAREIVSMLEKVTQLSVPLLIIAEDISKVVLEMLVVNKSQGILNVAVVKCPGFGEGKKALLQDISLMTGADFLSGDLGLTLEGATSDQLGIARKVIITSNSTTIVADPSTKAEIQARIMEIKKNLAETDSKYLSQKLSERIAKLCGGVAVIKVGAHTEVELEDRKLRIEDAKNATFAAMDEGIVPGGGAAFIHLSKEVPIIKEQFREPDEQLGAEIIQMALLAPANYIAANAGVDGTVVVEKIRACDWKIGYNALTGQYEDLLRAGVVDPCKISRYALQNAVSVAGLVLSTQAILVEKTKKPKPLVPDIPGISP, from the exons atgtcCCTCTTATCCTTCAGTCTGAAGCCTCCTCCTTTCTCT GGAATAACTGAAAAGCCAAATGCACTTGGGTTTTGGAGAAGAAACAAAGTTGATAATCTCATCATGAACATGAATTGGAGGAAAAAGATCAATAGAAAAATGATGACAATCAGAGCAGGGGCTAAGAAAATCCACCAAGGCAGGGAGTGCAGAGAGGCCTTACTGAAAGGAATCAATAAAGTTGCTGACGCTGTTTCTGTTACTATAGGACCCAGAG GGCGCAATGTTGTTCTTTCGGAATCTGACACGCTTAAAGTAATAAATGATGGTGCAACAATAGCCCGTGCAATTGAACTTTCTGATGCAATTGAGAATGCTGGAGCGATGCTGATCCAAGAG GTTGCAACTAAGATGAATGATTCAGCTGGGGATGGTACAACAACTGCAATTATTTTGGCTCGAGAAATGATCAAGCTAGGGTTGTTAGCTGCTTCTTTTGGGGCAAACCCTGAATCTTTAAAGAATGGGATGCAGAAGACAGTAAAAGAATTAGTTAAGATCCTTAAGAAGAAAAGCTATCCTGTAAAAGGAAGGAAAGATACACAAG CTGTTGCATCTATATCTGCTGGAAATGATAAATATATTGGCGATATTATTGCTGAAGCTATTGATAAGATTGGTCCTGATGGAGTAATATCCATTGAATCTTCCCCAACATTCGAAACCTCTATTACAGTCGAAGAAGGAATGAAG ATTGACAAGGGGTACATGTCTCCTCATTTCATTACAAATGTGGATAAATCTCTAGTCGAGTTTGAAAATGCTAAAGTTATGGTTACCGATCAAAGGATATCAAGTGCACGGGAGATTGTGTCTATGCTGGAAAAAGTAACCCAGTTGAGTGTCCCACTGTTGATAATTGCGGAAGATATTTCAAAGGTGGTGCTGGAAATGTTAGTTGTGAATAAAAGTCAAGGCATACTGAATGTTGCTGTTGTTAAGTGCCCAGGATTTGGAGAAGGGAAGAAAGCTCTATTGCAAGATATCTCTCTTATGACAG GTGCTGATTTTCTTTCTGGAGATTTGGGTCTCACTCTTGAAGGTGCAACCTCTGATCAGCTTGGGATTGCACGAAAAGTAATCATAACAAGTAATTCGACCACCATTGTTGCTGATCCATCTACTAAAGCTGAAATACAAGCAAGAATTATGGAGATAAAGAAGAATCTTGCTGAGACAGATAGTAAATACCTGTCCCAAAAGCTTTCTGAAAGAATTGCGAAACTCTGTGGAGGTGTGGCTGTAATCAAG GTTGGAGCTCACACTGAGGTGGAACTTGAAGATCGTAAGCTAAGAATTGAGGATGCAAAGAACGCTACATTTGCTGCTATGGATGAAGGCATTGTGCCTGGTGGAGGAGCTGCATTCATACACCTCTCCAAAGAAGTACCAATAATTAAGGAACAGTTTCGAGAACCAGATGAACAGCTTGGTGCTGAGATTATACAAATG GCACTTCTTGCTCCTGCAAACTATATTGCAGCCAATGCAGGTGTTGATGGAACTGTAGTTGTGGAGAAAATTCGAGCCTGTGACTGGAAAATTGGATATAACGCATTGACGGGACAATATGAAGACCTTCTTAGGGCTGGAGTTGTTGATCCTTGTAAAATCTCAAGGTATGCACTTCAGAATGCTGTCTCTGTTGCTGGTTTAGTCCTAAGTACCCAAGCTATACTGGTtgagaaaacaaagaaaccGAAGCCGCTTGTTCCCGATATTCCTGGTATATCACCATGA
- the LOC113782727 gene encoding ruBisCO large subunit-binding protein subunit alpha isoform X2 produces the protein MSLLSFSLKPPPFSGITEKPNALGFWRRNKVDNLIMNMNWRKKINRKMMTIRAGAKKIHQGRECREALLKGINKVADAVSVTIGPRGRNVVLSESDTLKVINDGATIARAIELSDAIENAGAMLIQEVATKMNDSAGDGTTTAIILAREMIKLGLLAASFGANPESLKNGMQKTVKELVKILKKKSYPVKGRKDTQAVASISAGNDKYIGDIIAEAIDKIGPDGVISIESSPTFETSITVEEGMKIDKGYMSPHFITNVDKSLVEFENAKVMVTDQRISSAREIVSMLEKVTQLSVPLLIIAEDISKVVLEMLVVNKSQGILNVAVVKCPGFGEGKKALLQDISLMTGADFLSGDLGLTLEGATSDQLGIARKVIITSNSTTIVADPSTKAEIQARIMEIKKNLAETDSKYLSQKLSERIAKLCGGVAVIKVGAHTEVELEDRKLRIEDAKNATFAAMDEGIVPGGGAAFIHLSKEVPIIKEQFREPDEQLGAEIIQMALLAPANYIAANAGVDGTVVVEKIRACDWKIGYNALTGQYEDLLRAGVVDPCKISRIFESKILRTFTSLGMRK, from the exons atgtcCCTCTTATCCTTCAGTCTGAAGCCTCCTCCTTTCTCT GGAATAACTGAAAAGCCAAATGCACTTGGGTTTTGGAGAAGAAACAAAGTTGATAATCTCATCATGAACATGAATTGGAGGAAAAAGATCAATAGAAAAATGATGACAATCAGAGCAGGGGCTAAGAAAATCCACCAAGGCAGGGAGTGCAGAGAGGCCTTACTGAAAGGAATCAATAAAGTTGCTGACGCTGTTTCTGTTACTATAGGACCCAGAG GGCGCAATGTTGTTCTTTCGGAATCTGACACGCTTAAAGTAATAAATGATGGTGCAACAATAGCCCGTGCAATTGAACTTTCTGATGCAATTGAGAATGCTGGAGCGATGCTGATCCAAGAG GTTGCAACTAAGATGAATGATTCAGCTGGGGATGGTACAACAACTGCAATTATTTTGGCTCGAGAAATGATCAAGCTAGGGTTGTTAGCTGCTTCTTTTGGGGCAAACCCTGAATCTTTAAAGAATGGGATGCAGAAGACAGTAAAAGAATTAGTTAAGATCCTTAAGAAGAAAAGCTATCCTGTAAAAGGAAGGAAAGATACACAAG CTGTTGCATCTATATCTGCTGGAAATGATAAATATATTGGCGATATTATTGCTGAAGCTATTGATAAGATTGGTCCTGATGGAGTAATATCCATTGAATCTTCCCCAACATTCGAAACCTCTATTACAGTCGAAGAAGGAATGAAG ATTGACAAGGGGTACATGTCTCCTCATTTCATTACAAATGTGGATAAATCTCTAGTCGAGTTTGAAAATGCTAAAGTTATGGTTACCGATCAAAGGATATCAAGTGCACGGGAGATTGTGTCTATGCTGGAAAAAGTAACCCAGTTGAGTGTCCCACTGTTGATAATTGCGGAAGATATTTCAAAGGTGGTGCTGGAAATGTTAGTTGTGAATAAAAGTCAAGGCATACTGAATGTTGCTGTTGTTAAGTGCCCAGGATTTGGAGAAGGGAAGAAAGCTCTATTGCAAGATATCTCTCTTATGACAG GTGCTGATTTTCTTTCTGGAGATTTGGGTCTCACTCTTGAAGGTGCAACCTCTGATCAGCTTGGGATTGCACGAAAAGTAATCATAACAAGTAATTCGACCACCATTGTTGCTGATCCATCTACTAAAGCTGAAATACAAGCAAGAATTATGGAGATAAAGAAGAATCTTGCTGAGACAGATAGTAAATACCTGTCCCAAAAGCTTTCTGAAAGAATTGCGAAACTCTGTGGAGGTGTGGCTGTAATCAAG GTTGGAGCTCACACTGAGGTGGAACTTGAAGATCGTAAGCTAAGAATTGAGGATGCAAAGAACGCTACATTTGCTGCTATGGATGAAGGCATTGTGCCTGGTGGAGGAGCTGCATTCATACACCTCTCCAAAGAAGTACCAATAATTAAGGAACAGTTTCGAGAACCAGATGAACAGCTTGGTGCTGAGATTATACAAATG GCACTTCTTGCTCCTGCAAACTATATTGCAGCCAATGCAGGTGTTGATGGAACTGTAGTTGTGGAGAAAATTCGAGCCTGTGACTGGAAAATTGGATATAACGCATTGACGGGACAATATGAAGACCTTCTTAGGGCTGGAGTTGTTGATCCTTGTAAAATCTCAAG GATCTTCGAAAGCAAGATTTTAAGAACTTTTACTTCTCTTGGTATGAGAAAGTAA